ACTGGTAAATAAGATACTTCATATCCTTGTTCTTCCAATACCTTTAAATAATTACTTATTGAAGAATGCTCTAATGTTGTGGTTAATATGTGTTTTCCGACTTTTTTTGTACTCTTCAAGAGGGTTTTAATAGCAACTAAATTTGATTCAGTTCCTCCACTTGTAAAGTAAATTGAAGCGGGGCTAGCATTTATAAATCCTGCTAATTGCTTGCGGCATGCTTCAAGTAACAGTGATGCCTTTGAGCCAATATCATGTAAACTTCGCTCATTTCCAAAGTAATTTTTAGAGGCAGTGACAAATGTCTCAATGGCTTCTTCACTCATTGGAGTTGTTGCAGCATAGTCTAAATAAATCAAATTAAAGTCTCCTTTTTTACGCATTAAAAAAAAATTTCTTGTCATTAGTTTAAATATATGTAAATATAGGTGTCAAGACAGCTTTTTTATCTATAAGATAAAATTTAAATAGATGTACTGTAAATGGAGGGGGCAACTATGCGAACTGCAGACGTTGTCATTATTGGCAGTGGGATTGCTGCTTTAATGGCTGCTGAGGAAATTTGTCAGTCTAAAAATGTGATTCTATTCACAAAGAAGAAAGTTTGGGACAGCAATTCGATGCTTGCACAAGGTGGAATTGCAGCTGTAATGTCTGATGATGATTCTTGGGAACTTCATAAACAAGATACGCTCGAAGCGGGTTGTAATGTAAATAATATAGAAGCAGTAGAAGAACTAGTAAAGAACGGAACAAAGTCTATGAAAGATCTAGTTTCTATAGGCATGGAGTTTGATAAAAATGAATTAGGTCAGTTTCATCTTGGTAGAGAAGGGGCGCATCAGAAAAATAGAATTTTACATTCTGGCGGAGATGCCACTGGAAAGCATTTAGTTGAAACCGTTTATGCACGGATAAAAGATAAAATAACCATAATTGAAAATGAAATGGTAATTGATTTAATCATACAAGATGGAATATGTAAGGGTGTTTATATACTTAATGAAAATGGGGAATTAGAATCCTGTTTTGCAAACACAACACTTCTGGCAACGGGCGGTATTGGGGCAATGTATCAATTTAGTTCGAATAATAAGGCCATAACCGGAGATGGAATTGCTATGGCATATCGAGCGGGTTGTGAGATGGCTGATTTGGAATTTATTCAATTTCATCCTACCATGCTTTATATTAATGGGGCATGTAAAGGTCTGATATCTGAAGCTGTTAGAGGTGAAGGAGCTTTTTTAGTAACGAAAACTGGACGTCGGATTATGAAAGGAATTCATCCTTTTGAAGATTTAGCACCAAGAGATGTTGTTAGTAGGGCGATTTTTAATGAAATGCTAAACGGGGAAGAAATCTATTTATCGATCGAAATGATTGATGGATTTGAACGACGTTTTCCAACAATTACAGCCAATCTTATTAATAATGGAATAGATCTA
This genomic interval from Gottfriedia acidiceleris contains the following:
- the nadB gene encoding L-aspartate oxidase; this encodes MRTADVVIIGSGIAALMAAEEICQSKNVILFTKKKVWDSNSMLAQGGIAAVMSDDDSWELHKQDTLEAGCNVNNIEAVEELVKNGTKSMKDLVSIGMEFDKNELGQFHLGREGAHQKNRILHSGGDATGKHLVETVYARIKDKITIIENEMVIDLIIQDGICKGVYILNENGELESCFANTTLLATGGIGAMYQFSSNNKAITGDGIAMAYRAGCEMADLEFIQFHPTMLYINGACKGLISEAVRGEGAFLVTKTGRRIMKGIHPFEDLAPRDVVSRAIFNEMLNGEEIYLSIEMIDGFERRFPTITANLINNGIDLQKGLIPVVPGAHFHMGGVKTSANGETTIPGLYAVGEVACTGVHGANRLASNSLLEGIVFGKKVAKFIADLPLGKINDNPPKYMIPRYRSLPTKDEIKEIMMKYIGIVRNEDDLNKAITYFSYFLESKTDDLRPMNKEEIERYNMLITGKLIAEAAIRRKESIGSHFLEYIDHPANI